The proteins below come from a single Triticum aestivum cultivar Chinese Spring chromosome 5D, IWGSC CS RefSeq v2.1, whole genome shotgun sequence genomic window:
- the LOC123119695 gene encoding mitochondrial import inner membrane translocase subunit Tim9: MDKSMLGDLDNLPDEDKMRMSAMIEQLQMRDSLRMYNALVETCFKDCVDTFRRKTLDKQEESCVRRCAEKFLKHSMRVGMRFAELNQGVATPD, from the exons ATGGACAAGAGCATGCTCGGCGACCTCGACAACCTCCCCGACGAGGACAAGATGCGCATGTCCGCCATGATCGAACAGCTCCAGATGCGTGACAG TCTACGGATGTACAATGCGCTGGTGGAGACATGCTTCAAGGACTGTGTTGACACATTCCGGAGGAAGACTCTGGACAAGCAAGAGGAGTCATGTGTCCGCCGCTGCGCTGAGAAGTTCCTGAAGCACTCCATGAGGGTCGGCATGCGATTTGCTGAGCTTAACCAAGGCGTTGCCACACCCGACTAA
- the LOC123119696 gene encoding uncharacterized protein isoform X1, whose protein sequence is MAEGRRLDRRGPGCLEGLFKFLALNQKLQTPKLIAYQKHGEGNDNTLRVKVPKPINGIEKEETVQKETDSVSPTAKASMFTWKTLMFRKKTHKKDQKKIESHSNPRDSSPSSSRLIRSGSIHHSKCFEYVVPDELALEYQRMNESSSNETGSSQGAPQSSHQSPRGPVFQESRKASGSISGKHNLIAEAPCETIPENLTTENEVSSKQKSLDDSTHHSKEFLDFLELFNAHRELFLKILHDPSLLVPPEQQEQEASSSGAVPLSKLESFPRPGGSSGKRNPIFDRSDSEKSRRAEIQRSPSRPKSDLEGAKVISTRIPSGVEASTVSLAESRSLKKAGTASSRFKAISKKIKHVVKDGVFHKMPYGQKMAELTKSTSTKKFAQEEKQIRRSYSIAESVDKYSTLYDSLSRESRISFERPSTAVEDDASLRDKKSPMHIKRITSLPEMELYAPQKDALTEFPGSQIVPKTYDVESDRFSSHQNGSFSIVTEGNLYPDYITERTADIYSEQNDEEGAFLCSLEEDLRSILRTPSLSSFGQSFSHRRINSLPSFDRTFFQDHSRSFTEHSVADSEATFEDMQLEEDEWLVKPSQASGEYAANFKDDQWLIRPLQPSGIDATDHEDEEWVVETPQLLGANAVEDEEWLVKPALPLGADDSNSEFQFIHEFTEQNDAGSLHIYVNDKNEADFQYVKDILKKSGFSCGEADWYASNQPLSPVIFEEAECSCQDLEMTNDEPHSIVRRMLLFDIINEVLMHIYDSSLVNGPWHSRFDPRTRPIPMGSHVLEEVWANVSCYLSLQWKPNKTVDDIVAHDVMRKDSWMNLLYDAECVALDLEDLMVEDLLDDVVLQIVLISINE, encoded by the exons ATGGCGGAGGGCAGGCGGCTCGATAGGCGGGGCCCAGGCTGCCTCGAGGGCTTGTTCAAATTTCTTGCCCTCAACCAAAAATTGCAAACGCCAAAACTGATTGCCTATCAAAAGCATGGGGAAGGAAATGACAACACACTCA GAGTAAAAGTTCCGAAACCCATAAACGGCATAGAAAAAGAAGAAACTGTTCAG AAGGAGACTGACAGCGTTTCTCCAACGGCGAAGGCCAGCATGTTTACATGGAAGACACTCATGTTCAGGAAGAAAACACACAAGAAAGATCAAAAGAAGATTGAATCGCATTCCAATCCGCGTGACAGCTCCCCATCGTCATCACGTTTGATACGCTCCGGCTCAATCCATCATTCAAAGTGCTTCGAATATGTGGTTCCTGATGAGTTGGCTTTGGAGTACCAGCGAATGAACGAATCGAGCTCCAATGAGACAGGCTCTAGTCAGGGTGCACCGCAGTCATCACATCAGAGCCCTAGAGGTCCCGTTTTTCAGGAGTCACGCAAGGCTTCTGGTAGCATTAGTGGCAAACATAACTTGATTGCAGAAGCACCCTGTGAGACCATACCTGAGAACCTTACTACTGAGAATGAGGTCTCCTCTAAGCAGAAAAGCCTTGATGATTCAACGCATCACTCGAAGGAGTTCTTGGATTTCCTTGAATTGTTCAATGCACACAGGGAACTGTTTCTCAAGATTCTTCACGATCCTTCCTTGTTAGTACCACCTGAACAGCAAGAGCAAGAAGCTTCCTCTAGCGGTGCAGTGCCGCTGAGCAAATTAGAATCGTTCCCAAGACCAGGAGGATCATCAGGGAAGCGTAACCCTATATTTGATCGGAGCGACAGTGAGAAAAGCAGAAGGGCAGAAATCCAAAGGTCGCCGTCAAGGCCTAAATCTGACCTTGAAGGCGCAAAAGTCATCAGTACAAGAATTCCTTCTGGTGTCGAGGCATCAACAGTTTCTCTTGCAGAATCAAGAAGCCTAAAAAAAGCTGGAACCGCTTCAAGTCGATTTAAAGCTATAAGTAAGAAGATCAAACATGTCGTAAAGGACGGAGTTTTTCATAAAATGCCTTATGGCCAAAAGATGGCTGAGTTAACCAAGAGCACCTCCACGAAGAAATTTGCCCAGGAGGAGAAACAAATACGAAGATCATATTCTATTGCAGAATCAGTAGACAAGTACTCGACTCTCTATGATTCATTGTCAAGGGAGTCAAGGATTTCCTTCGAAAGACCAAGTACAGCAGTGGAAGACGATGCAAGCTTAAGAGACAAGAAGTCGCCGATGCACATCAAAAGAATAACTTCTCTTCCAGAAATGGAATTATATGCTCCTCAAAAAGATGCTCTAACTGAATTTCCTGGTTCTCAGATTGTGCCCAAGACATATGATGTGGAATCTGATCGGTTTTCTTCACATCAAAATGGCTCCTTCAGTATTGTCACAGAAGGAAATTTGTACCCTGATTATATCACAGAAAGAACAGCAGATATTTACAGTGAACAAAATGATGAAG AAGGTGCTTTCCTTTGTTCCCTAGAAGAAGATTTACGTAGCATTCTCCGAACTCCCAGTTTGTCTTCTTTTGGCCAGTCTTTCTCCCATCGACGCATCAACAGTTTACCTTCTTTTGACCGGACATTTTTTCAAGATCACAGCCGCAGTTTTACTGAGCATTCTGTAGCAG ATTCAGAAGCGACATTTGAAGATATGCAACTTGAGGAAGATGAGTGGTTGGTCAAGCCATCACAGGCTTCAGGAGAATATGCTGCCAATTTCAAGGATGACCAGTGGCTAATTAGGCCACTGCAACCCTCAGGCATCGATGCTACTGATCATGAGGACGAAGAGTGGGTTGTTGAGACACCACAACTGCTAGGTGCCAATGCTGTCGAGGATGAAGAGTGGCTGGTCAAGCCGGCGCTGCCCTTGGGTGCCGATGATTCGAATTCAGAGTTCCAGTTTATACATGAATTCACCGAACAAAATGATGCAGGTTCCTTGCACATTTATGTCAACGACAAGAATGAGGCTGATttccagtatgtgaaggatatactcAAGAAATCCGGGTTCAGCTGTGGCGAGGCCGATTGGTATGCATCCAACCAGCCACTCAGCCCAGTGATCTTCGAGGAGGCAGAATGCTCATGTCAGGATCTTGAGATGACCAATGACGAGCCCCACAGCATCGTCAGGCGCATGCTCCTGTTTGATATCATCAACGAGGTCCTGATGCACATCTACGACTCCTCCCTTGTCAACGGTCCATGGCATTCGCGCTTCGACCCGCGCACCAGGCCGATACCCATGGGGTCCCATGTCCTCGAGGAGGTGTGGGCAAACGTTAGCTGCTACCTTAGTCTTCAGTGGAAGCCCAACAAGACGGTGGACGACATTGTGGCGCATGATGTTATGAGGAAGGACAGCTGGATGAACCTGCTGTACGACGCAGAGTGTGTCGCGCTGGACCTGGAGGATCTTATGGTGGAGGACCTTCTGGATGATGTTGTTCTTCAGATAGTGTTAATATCTATCAACGAATGA
- the LOC123119696 gene encoding uncharacterized protein isoform X3: MFTWKTLMFRKKTHKKDQKKIESHSNPRDSSPSSSRLIRSGSIHHSKCFEYVVPDELALEYQRMNESSSNETGSSQGAPQSSHQSPRGPVFQESRKASGSISGKHNLIAEAPCETIPENLTTENEVSSKQKSLDDSTHHSKEFLDFLELFNAHRELFLKILHDPSLLVPPEQQEQEASSSGAVPLSKLESFPRPGGSSGKRNPIFDRSDSEKSRRAEIQRSPSRPKSDLEGAKVISTRIPSGVEASTVSLAESRSLKKAGTASSRFKAISKKIKHVVKDGVFHKMPYGQKMAELTKSTSTKKFAQEEKQIRRSYSIAESVDKYSTLYDSLSRESRISFERPSTAVEDDASLRDKKSPMHIKRITSLPEMELYAPQKDALTEFPGSQIVPKTYDVESDRFSSHQNGSFSIVTEGNLYPDYITERTADIYSEQNDEEGAFLCSLEEDLRSILRTPSLSSFGQSFSHRRINSLPSFDRTFFQDHSRSFTEHSVADSEATFEDMQLEEDEWLVKPSQASGEYAANFKDDQWLIRPLQPSGIDATDHEDEEWVVETPQLLGANAVEDEEWLVKPALPLGADDSNSEFQFIHEFTEQNDAGSLHIYVNDKNEADFQYVKDILKKSGFSCGEADWYASNQPLSPVIFEEAECSCQDLEMTNDEPHSIVRRMLLFDIINEVLMHIYDSSLVNGPWHSRFDPRTRPIPMGSHVLEEVWANVSCYLSLQWKPNKTVDDIVAHDVMRKDSWMNLLYDAECVALDLEDLMVEDLLDDVVLQIVLISINE; the protein is encoded by the exons ATGTTTACATGGAAGACACTCATGTTCAGGAAGAAAACACACAAGAAAGATCAAAAGAAGATTGAATCGCATTCCAATCCGCGTGACAGCTCCCCATCGTCATCACGTTTGATACGCTCCGGCTCAATCCATCATTCAAAGTGCTTCGAATATGTGGTTCCTGATGAGTTGGCTTTGGAGTACCAGCGAATGAACGAATCGAGCTCCAATGAGACAGGCTCTAGTCAGGGTGCACCGCAGTCATCACATCAGAGCCCTAGAGGTCCCGTTTTTCAGGAGTCACGCAAGGCTTCTGGTAGCATTAGTGGCAAACATAACTTGATTGCAGAAGCACCCTGTGAGACCATACCTGAGAACCTTACTACTGAGAATGAGGTCTCCTCTAAGCAGAAAAGCCTTGATGATTCAACGCATCACTCGAAGGAGTTCTTGGATTTCCTTGAATTGTTCAATGCACACAGGGAACTGTTTCTCAAGATTCTTCACGATCCTTCCTTGTTAGTACCACCTGAACAGCAAGAGCAAGAAGCTTCCTCTAGCGGTGCAGTGCCGCTGAGCAAATTAGAATCGTTCCCAAGACCAGGAGGATCATCAGGGAAGCGTAACCCTATATTTGATCGGAGCGACAGTGAGAAAAGCAGAAGGGCAGAAATCCAAAGGTCGCCGTCAAGGCCTAAATCTGACCTTGAAGGCGCAAAAGTCATCAGTACAAGAATTCCTTCTGGTGTCGAGGCATCAACAGTTTCTCTTGCAGAATCAAGAAGCCTAAAAAAAGCTGGAACCGCTTCAAGTCGATTTAAAGCTATAAGTAAGAAGATCAAACATGTCGTAAAGGACGGAGTTTTTCATAAAATGCCTTATGGCCAAAAGATGGCTGAGTTAACCAAGAGCACCTCCACGAAGAAATTTGCCCAGGAGGAGAAACAAATACGAAGATCATATTCTATTGCAGAATCAGTAGACAAGTACTCGACTCTCTATGATTCATTGTCAAGGGAGTCAAGGATTTCCTTCGAAAGACCAAGTACAGCAGTGGAAGACGATGCAAGCTTAAGAGACAAGAAGTCGCCGATGCACATCAAAAGAATAACTTCTCTTCCAGAAATGGAATTATATGCTCCTCAAAAAGATGCTCTAACTGAATTTCCTGGTTCTCAGATTGTGCCCAAGACATATGATGTGGAATCTGATCGGTTTTCTTCACATCAAAATGGCTCCTTCAGTATTGTCACAGAAGGAAATTTGTACCCTGATTATATCACAGAAAGAACAGCAGATATTTACAGTGAACAAAATGATGAAG AAGGTGCTTTCCTTTGTTCCCTAGAAGAAGATTTACGTAGCATTCTCCGAACTCCCAGTTTGTCTTCTTTTGGCCAGTCTTTCTCCCATCGACGCATCAACAGTTTACCTTCTTTTGACCGGACATTTTTTCAAGATCACAGCCGCAGTTTTACTGAGCATTCTGTAGCAG ATTCAGAAGCGACATTTGAAGATATGCAACTTGAGGAAGATGAGTGGTTGGTCAAGCCATCACAGGCTTCAGGAGAATATGCTGCCAATTTCAAGGATGACCAGTGGCTAATTAGGCCACTGCAACCCTCAGGCATCGATGCTACTGATCATGAGGACGAAGAGTGGGTTGTTGAGACACCACAACTGCTAGGTGCCAATGCTGTCGAGGATGAAGAGTGGCTGGTCAAGCCGGCGCTGCCCTTGGGTGCCGATGATTCGAATTCAGAGTTCCAGTTTATACATGAATTCACCGAACAAAATGATGCAGGTTCCTTGCACATTTATGTCAACGACAAGAATGAGGCTGATttccagtatgtgaaggatatactcAAGAAATCCGGGTTCAGCTGTGGCGAGGCCGATTGGTATGCATCCAACCAGCCACTCAGCCCAGTGATCTTCGAGGAGGCAGAATGCTCATGTCAGGATCTTGAGATGACCAATGACGAGCCCCACAGCATCGTCAGGCGCATGCTCCTGTTTGATATCATCAACGAGGTCCTGATGCACATCTACGACTCCTCCCTTGTCAACGGTCCATGGCATTCGCGCTTCGACCCGCGCACCAGGCCGATACCCATGGGGTCCCATGTCCTCGAGGAGGTGTGGGCAAACGTTAGCTGCTACCTTAGTCTTCAGTGGAAGCCCAACAAGACGGTGGACGACATTGTGGCGCATGATGTTATGAGGAAGGACAGCTGGATGAACCTGCTGTACGACGCAGAGTGTGTCGCGCTGGACCTGGAGGATCTTATGGTGGAGGACCTTCTGGATGATGTTGTTCTTCAGATAGTGTTAATATCTATCAACGAATGA
- the LOC123119696 gene encoding uncharacterized protein isoform X2 translates to MAEGRRLDRRGPGCLEGLFKFLALNQKLQTPKLIAYQKHGEGNDNTLRVKVPKPINGIEKEETVQETDSVSPTAKASMFTWKTLMFRKKTHKKDQKKIESHSNPRDSSPSSSRLIRSGSIHHSKCFEYVVPDELALEYQRMNESSSNETGSSQGAPQSSHQSPRGPVFQESRKASGSISGKHNLIAEAPCETIPENLTTENEVSSKQKSLDDSTHHSKEFLDFLELFNAHRELFLKILHDPSLLVPPEQQEQEASSSGAVPLSKLESFPRPGGSSGKRNPIFDRSDSEKSRRAEIQRSPSRPKSDLEGAKVISTRIPSGVEASTVSLAESRSLKKAGTASSRFKAISKKIKHVVKDGVFHKMPYGQKMAELTKSTSTKKFAQEEKQIRRSYSIAESVDKYSTLYDSLSRESRISFERPSTAVEDDASLRDKKSPMHIKRITSLPEMELYAPQKDALTEFPGSQIVPKTYDVESDRFSSHQNGSFSIVTEGNLYPDYITERTADIYSEQNDEEGAFLCSLEEDLRSILRTPSLSSFGQSFSHRRINSLPSFDRTFFQDHSRSFTEHSVADSEATFEDMQLEEDEWLVKPSQASGEYAANFKDDQWLIRPLQPSGIDATDHEDEEWVVETPQLLGANAVEDEEWLVKPALPLGADDSNSEFQFIHEFTEQNDAGSLHIYVNDKNEADFQYVKDILKKSGFSCGEADWYASNQPLSPVIFEEAECSCQDLEMTNDEPHSIVRRMLLFDIINEVLMHIYDSSLVNGPWHSRFDPRTRPIPMGSHVLEEVWANVSCYLSLQWKPNKTVDDIVAHDVMRKDSWMNLLYDAECVALDLEDLMVEDLLDDVVLQIVLISINE, encoded by the exons ATGGCGGAGGGCAGGCGGCTCGATAGGCGGGGCCCAGGCTGCCTCGAGGGCTTGTTCAAATTTCTTGCCCTCAACCAAAAATTGCAAACGCCAAAACTGATTGCCTATCAAAAGCATGGGGAAGGAAATGACAACACACTCA GAGTAAAAGTTCCGAAACCCATAAACGGCATAGAAAAAGAAGAAACTGTTCAG GAGACTGACAGCGTTTCTCCAACGGCGAAGGCCAGCATGTTTACATGGAAGACACTCATGTTCAGGAAGAAAACACACAAGAAAGATCAAAAGAAGATTGAATCGCATTCCAATCCGCGTGACAGCTCCCCATCGTCATCACGTTTGATACGCTCCGGCTCAATCCATCATTCAAAGTGCTTCGAATATGTGGTTCCTGATGAGTTGGCTTTGGAGTACCAGCGAATGAACGAATCGAGCTCCAATGAGACAGGCTCTAGTCAGGGTGCACCGCAGTCATCACATCAGAGCCCTAGAGGTCCCGTTTTTCAGGAGTCACGCAAGGCTTCTGGTAGCATTAGTGGCAAACATAACTTGATTGCAGAAGCACCCTGTGAGACCATACCTGAGAACCTTACTACTGAGAATGAGGTCTCCTCTAAGCAGAAAAGCCTTGATGATTCAACGCATCACTCGAAGGAGTTCTTGGATTTCCTTGAATTGTTCAATGCACACAGGGAACTGTTTCTCAAGATTCTTCACGATCCTTCCTTGTTAGTACCACCTGAACAGCAAGAGCAAGAAGCTTCCTCTAGCGGTGCAGTGCCGCTGAGCAAATTAGAATCGTTCCCAAGACCAGGAGGATCATCAGGGAAGCGTAACCCTATATTTGATCGGAGCGACAGTGAGAAAAGCAGAAGGGCAGAAATCCAAAGGTCGCCGTCAAGGCCTAAATCTGACCTTGAAGGCGCAAAAGTCATCAGTACAAGAATTCCTTCTGGTGTCGAGGCATCAACAGTTTCTCTTGCAGAATCAAGAAGCCTAAAAAAAGCTGGAACCGCTTCAAGTCGATTTAAAGCTATAAGTAAGAAGATCAAACATGTCGTAAAGGACGGAGTTTTTCATAAAATGCCTTATGGCCAAAAGATGGCTGAGTTAACCAAGAGCACCTCCACGAAGAAATTTGCCCAGGAGGAGAAACAAATACGAAGATCATATTCTATTGCAGAATCAGTAGACAAGTACTCGACTCTCTATGATTCATTGTCAAGGGAGTCAAGGATTTCCTTCGAAAGACCAAGTACAGCAGTGGAAGACGATGCAAGCTTAAGAGACAAGAAGTCGCCGATGCACATCAAAAGAATAACTTCTCTTCCAGAAATGGAATTATATGCTCCTCAAAAAGATGCTCTAACTGAATTTCCTGGTTCTCAGATTGTGCCCAAGACATATGATGTGGAATCTGATCGGTTTTCTTCACATCAAAATGGCTCCTTCAGTATTGTCACAGAAGGAAATTTGTACCCTGATTATATCACAGAAAGAACAGCAGATATTTACAGTGAACAAAATGATGAAG AAGGTGCTTTCCTTTGTTCCCTAGAAGAAGATTTACGTAGCATTCTCCGAACTCCCAGTTTGTCTTCTTTTGGCCAGTCTTTCTCCCATCGACGCATCAACAGTTTACCTTCTTTTGACCGGACATTTTTTCAAGATCACAGCCGCAGTTTTACTGAGCATTCTGTAGCAG ATTCAGAAGCGACATTTGAAGATATGCAACTTGAGGAAGATGAGTGGTTGGTCAAGCCATCACAGGCTTCAGGAGAATATGCTGCCAATTTCAAGGATGACCAGTGGCTAATTAGGCCACTGCAACCCTCAGGCATCGATGCTACTGATCATGAGGACGAAGAGTGGGTTGTTGAGACACCACAACTGCTAGGTGCCAATGCTGTCGAGGATGAAGAGTGGCTGGTCAAGCCGGCGCTGCCCTTGGGTGCCGATGATTCGAATTCAGAGTTCCAGTTTATACATGAATTCACCGAACAAAATGATGCAGGTTCCTTGCACATTTATGTCAACGACAAGAATGAGGCTGATttccagtatgtgaaggatatactcAAGAAATCCGGGTTCAGCTGTGGCGAGGCCGATTGGTATGCATCCAACCAGCCACTCAGCCCAGTGATCTTCGAGGAGGCAGAATGCTCATGTCAGGATCTTGAGATGACCAATGACGAGCCCCACAGCATCGTCAGGCGCATGCTCCTGTTTGATATCATCAACGAGGTCCTGATGCACATCTACGACTCCTCCCTTGTCAACGGTCCATGGCATTCGCGCTTCGACCCGCGCACCAGGCCGATACCCATGGGGTCCCATGTCCTCGAGGAGGTGTGGGCAAACGTTAGCTGCTACCTTAGTCTTCAGTGGAAGCCCAACAAGACGGTGGACGACATTGTGGCGCATGATGTTATGAGGAAGGACAGCTGGATGAACCTGCTGTACGACGCAGAGTGTGTCGCGCTGGACCTGGAGGATCTTATGGTGGAGGACCTTCTGGATGATGTTGTTCTTCAGATAGTGTTAATATCTATCAACGAATGA